A region from the Triticum urartu cultivar G1812 chromosome 1, Tu2.1, whole genome shotgun sequence genome encodes:
- the LOC125521353 gene encoding vegetative cell wall protein gp1-like, producing the protein MPFDTPPPSPPPQPRPAAELRRRSCAHHPRQPPRAPLPRALPSPRERPSSLPRARTCAHHHPLCPRPHPRVHCGRPPLLSSRHRAPMRLLLLAQLQAPRLYSHALSWPSPARRLAVRPRRPSPALPPPSCPLLPRPAPASARPCPRRPLSRLTSPRPRSSRPRLPLPRRPDRASPLMHAAARARCRIRVLLVPPPTVASPVGRPLLLPWPRPPEHR; encoded by the coding sequence ATGCCGTTCGACACCCCGCCGCCATCGCCTCCTCCCCAACCGCGCCCCGCTGCCGAGCTCCGTCGCCGGAGCTGCGCGCATCATCCCCGTCAACCTCCCCGTGCCCCGCTGCCCCGTGCCCTACCTTCCCCTCGGGAGCGCCCCTCATCTCTTCCTCGCGCCCGCACGTGCGCTCACCACCACCCACTCTGCCCTAGACCGCACCCGCGCGTGCACTGCGGCCGTCCGCCGCTGCTCTCGTCGCGCCACCGCGCCCCCATGCGGCTACTGCTACTAGCGCAGCTGCAAGCCCCCCGCCTCTACTCCCATGCCCTGTCGTGGCCATCGCCCGCGCGCCGTCTGGCCGTGCGCCCGCGTCGGCCAAGCCCTGCCTTGCCTCCCCCGTCGTGCCCACTGCTACCGCGCCCTGCGCCGGCCTCCGCCCGACCATGTCCGCGTCGCCCGCTCTCCCGCCTGACCTCGCCACGGCCTCGCTCGTCACGCCCCCGCCTGCCTTTGCCTCGCCGGCCCGACCGCGCCTCCCCGCTCATGCACGCGGCTGCACGCGCCCGGTGCCGCATCCGGGTTCTGCTCGTGCCGCCACCCACGGTGGCCTCGCCCGTCGGCCGCCCTCTTCTCCTCCCGTGGCCGCGCCCGCCCGAGCACCGCTAG